The Anolis carolinensis isolate JA03-04 chromosome 2, rAnoCar3.1.pri, whole genome shotgun sequence genome has a window encoding:
- the LOC100567598 gene encoding meteorin-like protein, giving the protein MSPGRESGLPRQQWAWILLFLLLLLLWSGAADDCSWKGSGLRWEPHSRAVEQVHLRCTEGFLEWMYPARALRVILEPNLSSAPHTTICIKPSNNFQGANIYVERDGQLHLLVADNEEPHLHHVSCFSSPAPQRVALFLQASPQSDISRKTASFQYELLSNQSATGPDLQKMPLIEAMCRPCDNMELLMAICSSDFVVRGSIQNVMHDSENHISQVDVDVQQVYRQKNQIFQQDKATREWRGSIKTLLQCKVKKGRGDFLFTGNEHFGEAWLGCAPRFKDFGAVYHIAREKGANPCEFHF; this is encoded by the exons ATGTCCCCGGGGCGAGAAAGCGGGCTTCCCAGGCAGCAGTGGGCCTGGatcctgctcttcctcctcctgctgctgctctggTCCGGCGCCGCTGACGACTGCAGCTGGAAAGGGAG TGGCTTGAGGTGGGAGCCCCATTCCCGTGCTGTGGAGCAAGTCCACCTCCGCTGCACGGAGGGATTCCTGGAATGGATGTACCCGGCAAGAGCCCTTCGTGTCATCCTGGAGCCCAACCTCTCCAGCGCTCCGCACACCACCATATGCATCAAGCCATCCAATAACTTTCAAGGAGCCAACATTTATGTGGAGCGGGATGGGCAGCTGCATTTGTTGGTGGCTGACAATGAGGAGCCCCACCTGCACCACGTGTCCTGCTTCAGCAGCCCTGCCCCTCAGCGGGTGGCCCTTTTCCTACAGGCCAGTCCTCAGAGCGACATCAGCCGCAAGACTGCCAGTTTCCAGTATGAATTGCTGAGCAACCAGAGTGCCACAGGCCCAGACCTACAGAAAATGCCCCTTATAGAAG CCATGTGCCGCCCGTGTGACAACATGGAGCTCCTCATGGCCATTTGTAGCAGTGATTTTG TGGTGAGAGGATCAATCCAAAATGTTATGCATGATTCAGAGAACCACATCTCTCAGGTTGATGTCGACGTACAGCAAGTCTACAGGCAGAAAAATCAGATCTTCCAGCAAGATAAAGCAACTAGAGAGTGGCGGGGATCCATCAAAACCTTGCTGCAATGTAAAGTGAAGAAAGGCAGAGGGGACTTCCTCTTCACAGGCAATGAACACTTTGGTGAAGCTTGGTTGGGTTGTGCACCAAGATTTAAAGACTTCGGAGCTGTCTATCACATAGCCAGAGAGAAAGGAGCGAATCCCTGTGAGTTTCATTTTTGA